The Bacteroidota bacterium DNA window ATGGGAGGGGCCGGTCGTTCGTTTGAGCGCTTGTTCGATGCCCGACGCAGCAAGGCGGGAGAGCAACGAGCGCTCCCAAAGACCTGTGCCGCCGGTACGGGCGTATGCAGCGGGCCAGAGGTGAACTCGCCGCCTGTCCTGAACGTCGCCCGATACAGGCCGAGCTTGAATGAGCGGGTCTCAGTAAGAGGGACGGAGGTGTGTCTGGACCAGCAGCACAACCCATGGAGGGCCCGCGCAATCTGACCTGGATCTGTGTCCGAAAGGGGCAGCGATACAGGCTTTGAGCTGTTACCGCTAGTGCGCTCGCCACGGCGGGTCCGTCTTGTCGAGGAACGCCGCGATGCCAGCCTGGCAGTCGTCGGTGCTGCGGGCGAGCGCGTTGAGGTTGGTCGCATACGAGAGCGCTTCCTCCCAGCCCATGCCGGGCACGGCGGTGAGGAGCCGCTTCGTGAGCGCGACGGCGGTGCCGCTCGTCTGCGTGGCGATCTCGCGCGCGAGCGCGTGCACGGCCTCGTCGAGATTCGCAGCGGGTACGGCGCGCGTCACGAGGCCGAGGCGCGTTGCCTCCGCTGCGTCGATGAGGTGGCCGCGCAGCATCAGGTCGCGCGCTGCCGCCTCACCGAGCTTGCGTCGGACGAACACAGCCACGAGCGCGGGTACGAACCCGATGCGTACCTCCGTGAATCCAAGCATCGCGTGGTCTGCGACGATGCTGAAGTCGCACACCGCCGCGAGCCCGCAGCCGCCTGCGATGGCGTGGCCGTTGATCTTAGCGATGATGGGCTTCGGGTGCTGATAGAGCGCGTCGAAAAGACGACCGAGGCGCGCCGAGTCGGCGAGGTTCGCTTCGGCGGAGGCGGTGCGGAGTGCCTGCAACGCGGCGAGGTCGGCCCCGGCGGAGAAGACCTTGCCCGCGCCCGTGAGCACGATCACGCGCAGCGCCTCGTCGGTCGCGGCCTCTGTGAGCGCACCAAGCAGCGCATCGACGAGGCTGGCGTTGAGGGCGTTGCGCTTCTCGGGACGGTCGAGCGTGAGCGTGAGGACAGGGCCGTCGCGGTGAGACTGGAGCATGGTGGAAACGGCCTGCGGTCTATGGGACGCTCGCGTTGTTCGCTGTGGTTTGATGCTGGAGCGTGGCGAGCGATTGAGCGTGCATTGGAGGCATCAACGTTCCAACATAGTCATCCTTGCGCACGCGGGGACCGACAAGATCAGGACATGCGCTGCGTATCCTCAGCGAACCCCAATGAACTCAATTCCTGCACGAATCTGCCCCTGATAGCTCGCCTACGCGTTCTCCGCGTCCACCCAGAACCGATACAGGGGCCACAACTCCTCCTGCGCGCGGAGCGCCTCAGCGACGAGGTCGGGACCCAGGGCAAGGACCTGGTTGCGCGGGATCGTTCGCCGTACCCAGATGCCCTGGGCCTTGGCGAGCCCGTCCGGCAGCGCGTCGAGCGGCGCGTCGAACTCGGGGTGGCCGGCCGGGCGGGAGACACGCGGCGCAAACGCCAGGCGGTAGCCCTGCTCGATGAGTACGTTGAGCACGTCCAGCGCGATGGCGTCCTCGTCCAGCGTGCGGGCCAGGGCGTCGCGGAAGAGCCCTTTGGCGTAGGCCCCGACGTAGAGGCCCCACGCGAAGCGGTCGGGGTAGACGCTGTGCGAGAGCTGCACGTCGGTGAGGCGCTTGCGTCCGGGGCGGTAGAACGCCATCCAGAGGTGGTGGTGCGAGCCGCCCGCGCCGAAGTCGTTCTTGAGGATGCGGCTGAAGACGCCGCGCTCCGTCTCGAACGGAAGCTGGTGGGGCAGCACCCAGTTGACGACGAGGTCGTCGCGGTAGCGCTTGAACGGCTCCTGGATGTGCGCCTTGAGCGTCGCCTTCTCCTTGCGGTACTGCTCGATGTGGGGCTCCTGCCGCAAACGCTCCAGGGCGTCCAGTCCGTTTGGCCCGAATCCTTCGAAAGAGAGGCTCAGGGGTGCCGTGGGGAAAAATCCCCTGAAATGGTGATCTAAATAACGCATGGGTTGCGTATTGTGAAGGTGGACGTGCACTACCCTGCACTAGGCGAAACTGATTCCTGGCGACGCCGTCCACACTCACCCGCTTGTTTTTCCTCACACCCGCCTCCCTCAATCTATGCGTAAGCTTTTTACTGCTCTCACCCTCGCGCTATGCGTCAGCTTCGCCGCACCCCAGGCGGCTGCGCAGTTCTCCATCATCCCGTACATCGGCTACAACACCGAAGCCGGGTTCGATGAGGACGGCGACACAACCGGTGGTCTGCTAATCGGTATTGGGGGTGAGTTCAAAGCTCCTTTCGAGCTTGGAAATCTCGACCTCTCGATTCGGCCGTCTGCAGAGTATGTGTTTTTGCCTGATGTTGGAGATGTTAGCCAGAGCGCTTTCCAAATCAGCGGCGACGTGATCGCAAGCTTCGTAGGTTCAAGCAGCGTCGTACCCTACGCTGGCGTTGGAATTACCTACGTTACGCTCAACCTAGACATCAACGGATTCGGTGCCTTCGCCGACATCGATGATGTGGGCCTCAACCTTCTCGGCGGTGCTAAGTTTGTGGGCGCCTTGGGCTTCGGCGACCCGTTCGTCCAGGGACGATTCACATTGGGTGGCTTCGACTCGCTCACCATTAGCGGAGGTGTTGCTATCCCGCTCGGCAACTAGCTGGATCTGCTTTCCCGAGCGCGCCCCGGTAGCCACACGCTGCTGGGGCGCGCCGCGTTTGGGGCGCTACGTCGAGGCGAGCAGCACCGCGCGCAGTGCCGCTGACGTGGCGTCGAGAGGGTGCACGGCTTTCGGAGTGTCGAGGAGCGCTTCGAGCGCGGGGGCCGTCGGTGCGGGCAGCGACGGCAGCGCCTGATGGACGACTTCCGGAAACTTCGCGGGATGGGCCGTGGCGAGGACAACCGTTGGCGTCGTATCGCCCGTTTCGGCCCGATAGCGTAGGACGGCTTCAAGGCCGACCGCTGTGTGCGGACAGGCGAGGTAGCCCGTTGCCTCGTAGGCGTGCCGCAGCCGGTCGAGCGTGACGGTATCGCCGACGCTGGTGCCCCAGACGCGCTCGCGGAGACCCTCGGCGCCCAGGAGCATGCGCAGCCGCTCGAAGTTGCTCGGAGCCCCCACGTCCATCGCGTTCGACGGCGTGCGGACCGACGGCGGAAACAAGCCCGGCGCGTCACGATTGTCGGCGAGGTAGTCGGGAAAGAAGCCGTTGGCGTTGTGCGCGGCGAGGAAGCGCCGCACCCGGAGCCCGGCGAGGTTCGCGAGCACCCCCCCCGTCAGGTTGCCGAGGTTGCCGCTCGGCACACACACGTTGGCCTCTGGGAAGTCGCCCTGAGCAAACGCCCAGGGGTAGTAGAGCATCTGCGGCAGCAGCCGCCCGATGTTGATCGAGTTGGCCGACGAAAGCGGCACGGTCGCGAGCGCTGGATCGGCGAAGGCGGCCTTGACGAGCCGCTGGCAGTCGTCGAAGGTGCCGCGCACCGCGAACGATCGTACGCCTGGCCGCTGCACGTCGAGCTGCCGCTGCTGGACGGGGCTGACCTGGCCTTCAGGGTAGAGGAGCACCACGCGCAAGCCCGGCCGCCCCGCGAAGCCATCGGCGACGGCGCTGCCCGTGTCGCCGGATGTCGCGACGAGGATGGTCAGGTCGTCGCCCGAGTCGGCCTGCTGCCGGAAGTAAGCGAGGAGCCGCGCCATCGTCCGCGCGCCGACGTCCTTGAACGAGAGCGTCGGCCCGTGGATGAGTTCGAGGACGTAGATCCCGTCGTAGCGCACGCCTTCGGGAC harbors:
- a CDS encoding enoyl-CoA hydratase-related protein, with translation MLQSHRDGPVLTLTLDRPEKRNALNASLVDALLGALTEAATDEALRVIVLTGAGKVFSAGADLAALQALRTASAEANLADSARLGRLFDALYQHPKPIIAKINGHAIAGGCGLAAVCDFSIVADHAMLGFTEVRIGFVPALVAVFVRRKLGEAAARDLMLRGHLIDAAEATRLGLVTRAVPAANLDEAVHALAREIATQTSGTAVALTKRLLTAVPGMGWEEALSYATNLNALARSTDDCQAGIAAFLDKTDPPWRAH
- the thrC gene encoding threonine synthase, giving the protein MTPRYVSTRTDRAQEHRGVSFAEALQTGLAPDGGLFVPDAVPPLPSDWHSADSVANVGRRVLPAWLRTDIESDALAALVTDALSFPVPLVPLSGTGPEGVRYDGIYVLELIHGPTLSFKDVGARTMARLLAYFRQQADSGDDLTILVATSGDTGSAVADGFAGRPGLRVVLLYPEGQVSPVQQRQLDVQRPGVRSFAVRGTFDDCQRLVKAAFADPALATVPLSSANSINIGRLLPQMLYYPWAFAQGDFPEANVCVPSGNLGNLTGGVLANLAGLRVRRFLAAHNANGFFPDYLADNRDAPGLFPPSVRTPSNAMDVGAPSNFERLRMLLGAEGLRERVWGTSVGDTVTLDRLRHAYEATGYLACPHTAVGLEAVLRYRAETGDTTPTVVLATAHPAKFPEVVHQALPSLPAPTAPALEALLDTPKAVHPLDATSAALRAVLLAST
- a CDS encoding outer membrane beta-barrel protein: MRKLFTALTLALCVSFAAPQAAAQFSIIPYIGYNTEAGFDEDGDTTGGLLIGIGGEFKAPFELGNLDLSIRPSAEYVFLPDVGDVSQSAFQISGDVIASFVGSSSVVPYAGVGITYVTLNLDINGFGAFADIDDVGLNLLGGAKFVGALGFGDPFVQGRFTLGGFDSLTISGGVAIPLGN